A part of Sulfurifustis variabilis genomic DNA contains:
- a CDS encoding RnfH family protein, with translation MSAAIRVEVAYARPEVQAVERVVLPAGGTVLDAIRASGLLERFPEIDLAKARVGIFGLAAQLGDSVEEGDRVEIYRPLVADAKAARRERAGRSRSKRR, from the coding sequence GTGAGCGCGGCCATACGGGTCGAGGTCGCGTACGCGCGGCCGGAGGTGCAGGCGGTGGAACGCGTGGTGCTGCCGGCGGGCGGGACCGTCCTCGACGCCATCCGCGCCTCGGGCCTGCTCGAGCGTTTTCCGGAGATCGATCTCGCGAAAGCGCGCGTCGGCATCTTCGGTCTCGCCGCGCAGCTCGGCGATTCCGTGGAGGAGGGGGACCGGGTCGAGATCTACCGGCCGCTCGTCGCCGACGCTAAGGCAGCGCGCCGGGAGCGAGCGGGTCGTTCGCGGTCGAAACGCCGTTGA
- a CDS encoding sensor histidine kinase, with protein MGDLRLQSTARFSDPVNDAGHRRLHRAFRVFALAVAVLVTGTGLIALVGWMLDQPLLSSALPGQPRLKANAAFALVLCGSALGLLTVGRPAAAQRAGRLLAALAILVGGATLVQYLANVDLGIDELVFRDLESRRFPGRMSAGTAVDLVLIGLALLLLDIRLRNGHRPADWLALVAGAIALLGVVAHLYDALALYEVVFYSDVSLHSALALLLLALGILAARPDEGLLLVTLREDASGVVARRLLPTAIGLPMLVGWLIAWAGREQYYRPQFGLALFALANIAMLTLITALIARALHRSEDDRRRAEEQARANQEELQRLYHQHALGALASIFAHEINQPLTAIAGYSRTNLRLLESGRTGDQLRLNLERTVQQADRAAGVIRQIRGFLRAGELRTDRVGLTGLIRDVLAQTAADAAAENIDLRLRADEAPDVLVDRTAIEKVLVNLLRNSIEAIRLAGSPGGRIEISAGEDGPGMARVTVRDNGPGLDAQSRAHLFEPFRTTKPDGLGVGLAVSRTIIEAHGGRLWADDPERGAVLHFTLMRAT; from the coding sequence ATGGGTGACCTTCGCCTCCAGAGCACAGCTCGTTTTTCCGATCCCGTGAACGACGCCGGCCACCGACGGCTGCACCGGGCTTTTCGCGTCTTTGCGCTCGCGGTGGCGGTTCTGGTTACCGGAACCGGATTGATCGCCCTCGTCGGGTGGATGCTGGATCAACCGCTGCTCTCCAGCGCGCTGCCCGGTCAGCCGCGGCTCAAGGCGAACGCCGCATTCGCGCTCGTGCTGTGCGGCTCGGCCCTGGGCCTGCTGACCGTCGGGCGACCGGCTGCCGCACAGCGGGCGGGACGTCTGCTCGCGGCGCTGGCCATCCTCGTGGGCGGGGCGACGCTCGTGCAATACCTCGCAAACGTCGACCTGGGCATAGACGAGCTGGTGTTCCGCGATCTCGAGTCCCGGCGCTTCCCGGGCCGCATGTCGGCCGGCACCGCCGTCGATCTCGTGCTCATCGGTCTCGCGCTGCTCCTGCTCGATATCCGGCTGCGCAACGGTCATCGGCCCGCCGACTGGCTGGCGCTGGTTGCCGGCGCGATCGCCCTCCTCGGCGTGGTCGCGCACCTGTACGACGCCCTCGCCCTCTACGAAGTGGTCTTCTACAGCGACGTCTCGCTGCACTCCGCGCTCGCGCTGCTGCTGCTCGCCCTCGGAATACTGGCCGCCCGTCCGGACGAGGGCCTGCTGCTCGTGACGCTGCGCGAGGACGCGAGCGGGGTCGTGGCGCGCCGACTGCTGCCGACCGCCATCGGCCTGCCCATGCTCGTCGGCTGGCTGATCGCGTGGGCCGGCCGGGAACAGTACTACCGCCCGCAGTTCGGACTCGCGCTGTTCGCCCTCGCGAACATCGCCATGCTCACGCTGATCACCGCCTTGATCGCGCGGGCCCTGCACCGCAGCGAGGACGACCGTCGCCGGGCGGAGGAACAGGCGCGGGCGAACCAGGAGGAGCTGCAGCGGCTGTACCATCAGCATGCGCTCGGAGCGCTCGCCTCGATTTTCGCGCACGAGATCAACCAGCCGCTGACGGCCATCGCCGGTTACAGCCGCACGAACCTGCGGCTGCTCGAGAGCGGAAGAACGGGCGATCAGTTGAGGCTCAATCTGGAACGGACCGTGCAGCAGGCGGACCGCGCGGCGGGCGTCATCCGCCAGATCCGCGGATTCCTTCGGGCGGGCGAGCTGCGGACGGATCGCGTGGGCCTGACCGGCCTCATCCGCGATGTTCTGGCACAGACCGCCGCCGACGCCGCGGCGGAAAACATCGATCTGCGGCTTCGGGCCGACGAGGCGCCTGACGTGCTGGTCGATCGGACGGCGATCGAGAAGGTGCTGGTCAACCTGCTTCGCAACAGCATCGAAGCGATTCGCCTCGCCGGGTCGCCGGGCGGACGGATCGAGATTTCCGCGGGCGAGGATGGCCCCGGGATGGCGCGGGTCACCGTGCGCGACAACGGGCCGGGCCTCGACGCGCAGTCGCGCGCGCACCTGTTCGAGCCGTTTCGTACGACCAAACCCGATGGTCTGGGCGTGGGGCTCGCGGTCAGCCGCACCATCATCGAGGCGCACGGCGGCAGGCTCTGGGCCGACGACCCGGAGCGGGGCGCCGTCCTGCACTTCACCTTGATGCGCGCCACATGA
- a CDS encoding metal ABC transporter permease, which translates to MSTEALDPVILVPALLAGLLVLATHVPLGRQVLARGIIFIDLAVAQVAGLGVIAAYALDMQPGAFGVQLAAVVAALAAAALLRYAESRWPEILEALIGGLFVVAASIAVLLLAGNPHGGEHLRDLLTGQILWVSPSALVVAAAVYAVVLAAWFGLRARQGGTAFYVLFAVTVTVSVQLVGVYLVFASLILPALAVRRLGTGAGLVCGYAIGGIGYALGIVLSALLDLPTGAVVVCTLALVAGLGGFIRARAGRAPDGEAA; encoded by the coding sequence ATGAGCACCGAGGCCCTCGATCCGGTCATCCTGGTCCCGGCGCTGCTGGCCGGCCTCCTGGTCCTCGCGACGCACGTGCCGCTCGGACGCCAGGTGCTGGCGCGGGGGATCATCTTCATCGACCTCGCCGTCGCGCAGGTGGCGGGGCTCGGCGTGATAGCGGCGTATGCCCTCGACATGCAGCCGGGCGCGTTCGGGGTGCAGCTCGCGGCAGTGGTCGCGGCGCTTGCCGCTGCCGCATTGCTGCGCTACGCGGAGTCACGCTGGCCCGAGATCCTCGAGGCACTGATCGGCGGACTGTTCGTGGTCGCCGCGAGCATTGCGGTGCTGCTGCTCGCCGGCAACCCGCACGGCGGGGAGCATTTGCGCGACCTGCTCACCGGCCAGATCCTTTGGGTCTCACCCTCGGCGCTGGTGGTGGCCGCCGCGGTGTATGCCGTTGTGCTGGCGGCGTGGTTCGGCCTGCGCGCCCGGCAGGGCGGTACGGCGTTCTACGTCCTCTTCGCGGTCACCGTCACGGTGTCGGTGCAGCTCGTCGGGGTCTATCTCGTCTTCGCGAGCCTGATCCTGCCGGCGCTCGCGGTGCGCCGCCTCGGTACGGGCGCCGGGCTGGTCTGCGGCTATGCGATCGGAGGCATCGGCTACGCGCTCGGCATCGTACTCTCGGCGCTGCTCGATCTGCCCACGGGCGCGGTCGTAGTCTGCACGCTCGCGCTGGTGGCGGGGCTCGGCGGATTCATCCGCGCGCGGGCCGGGCGAGCGCCCGACGGCGAGGCCGCATAG
- a CDS encoding sodium-dependent transporter: protein MTEPRPSTPDKPASPAPVAGLSRPVAERWSDSFVFVLAATGATIGFSNFWQFPYLVSQNGGGAFILVYLILAFAVGVPLLISEVLLGRMGRGSPVAVFRDLGRSTRAGVRWVVVGGIGVLGGFLIFTYLSVIAGWALGYFVRSVLGVFDGLTADGVASVFANMVNDPEKQLFWHSAFVVATMLVAARGVRRGLEPAVKLLVPLLFVLLLVLLTYSAALGGFDDAAAFLFVPDFTRLSPMVWLAALAHLFFSLSLGMGLMLVYGAYLKSEASVPRVALTVVGLDTFASVAGAVIVFAVLFAGGVEPAAGPGLVFQAIPLAFDHLPLGRWFASIFFGLLVVVALLTAMGLVEPALVWLHERFGLERRRAVVLCGIIAWALGLVVILSFNHWQFSFRFLGVEKRLGAFDLLQIVTAYGMLPLTGLLVAVFAGWMLGAERVRTELGMRSPCVFDMWLWLVRLVIPALLLVLFFILPKLYA from the coding sequence GTGACCGAGCCCCGCCCGTCCACGCCGGACAAACCCGCTTCCCCCGCTCCGGTCGCAGGGCTCTCGCGCCCGGTCGCCGAGCGCTGGTCCGATTCCTTCGTGTTCGTGCTCGCGGCGACGGGTGCGACCATCGGCTTCAGCAACTTCTGGCAGTTCCCCTATCTCGTGAGCCAGAACGGGGGCGGGGCCTTCATCCTGGTCTACCTGATCCTCGCCTTCGCCGTCGGCGTGCCGCTGCTCATCTCCGAAGTGCTGCTCGGCCGGATGGGGCGCGGATCGCCGGTCGCCGTGTTTCGGGACCTCGGACGCTCGACGCGCGCAGGGGTCCGCTGGGTGGTCGTGGGCGGCATCGGGGTGCTCGGCGGGTTTCTGATCTTCACCTACCTGAGCGTCATCGCCGGATGGGCGCTCGGCTATTTCGTGCGCTCGGTGCTCGGCGTGTTCGACGGCCTCACCGCCGACGGCGTCGCCAGCGTTTTCGCCAACATGGTAAACGACCCGGAGAAGCAGCTCTTCTGGCACAGCGCGTTCGTCGTCGCCACCATGCTCGTCGCCGCGCGCGGCGTGCGCCGGGGGCTCGAGCCGGCGGTCAAGCTCCTGGTTCCGCTGCTCTTCGTGCTCCTGCTCGTCCTGCTGACGTACAGCGCGGCGCTCGGCGGCTTCGACGACGCCGCGGCGTTTCTTTTCGTTCCCGACTTCACCCGGCTGTCGCCCATGGTCTGGCTCGCGGCGCTGGCGCACCTGTTCTTCAGTCTTTCACTCGGCATGGGTCTCATGCTCGTGTACGGGGCCTACCTGAAGAGCGAGGCCTCGGTGCCCCGGGTCGCGCTCACGGTGGTCGGCCTCGACACCTTCGCCTCCGTCGCCGGGGCCGTGATCGTCTTCGCCGTGCTGTTCGCGGGCGGCGTCGAGCCCGCCGCCGGGCCGGGTCTCGTGTTCCAGGCGATCCCGCTCGCGTTCGATCATCTGCCGCTCGGGCGGTGGTTCGCGAGCATCTTTTTCGGTCTGCTGGTCGTCGTCGCGCTGCTCACGGCCATGGGCCTGGTCGAGCCGGCCCTCGTGTGGCTGCACGAGCGCTTCGGCCTGGAGCGCCGTCGCGCGGTCGTGCTTTGCGGGATCATCGCCTGGGCCCTCGGCCTCGTCGTCATCCTCTCGTTCAACCACTGGCAGTTCTCGTTCAGGTTCCTCGGCGTCGAGAAGCGGCTGGGCGCGTTCGACCTGCTGCAGATCGTCACCGCGTACGGAATGCTGCCGCTCACGGGCCTGCTGGTCGCGGTATTCGCCGGCTGGATGCTGGGTGCCGAGCGCGTGCGCACCGAGCTCGGCATGCGTTCGCCTTGCGTGTTCGACATGTGGCTGTGGCTCGTCCGGCTGGTGATCCCGGCTCTGCTGTTGGTCCTTTTCTTCATCCTCCCTAAACTGTACGCGTGA
- a CDS encoding type II toxin-antitoxin system RatA family toxin, translating to MSSIRRSALVPYSDAEMYALVADIPAYPRFLPWCGDARVLSRTEDEVLAAITIAYGGIHKTFTTRNLLQKNKMMEIRLVEGPFRYLHGYWRFQPLDERSSKISVDLEFEVENRLLAVALTPVFTTIATQLVDAFHKRAIELHGRR from the coding sequence GTGAGCTCGATCAGGCGTTCGGCCCTCGTCCCCTACAGCGACGCGGAGATGTACGCGCTCGTCGCCGACATTCCGGCGTACCCGCGCTTCCTGCCCTGGTGCGGCGACGCCCGCGTCCTGTCCCGGACCGAAGACGAGGTGCTCGCCGCAATCACCATCGCGTACGGCGGCATCCACAAGACCTTCACCACGCGCAACCTGCTCCAGAAGAACAAGATGATGGAGATACGGCTGGTCGAGGGGCCGTTTCGCTACCTGCACGGCTACTGGCGGTTTCAGCCGCTCGACGAGCGCTCCTCGAAGATCTCGGTCGATCTCGAGTTCGAGGTCGAGAACCGGCTGCTCGCGGTGGCGCTCACGCCGGTGTTCACGACGATCGCGACCCAGCTGGTCGACGCCTTCCACAAGCGCGCGATCGAGCTGCACGGGCGCCGGTGA
- the fur gene encoding ferric iron uptake transcriptional regulator encodes MAQGPHPSEGSADLKKAGLKATVPRLKILQILESTEHPHLTAEEVYKRLIQSGEEVGLATVYRVLTQFQAAGLVIRHNFEGGRSVFEVNRGGHHDHMVCMECGQVFEFYDGEIEQRQRRVAADAGFVIDDHALYLYGVCEGMKKNGRCSKKP; translated from the coding sequence ATGGCCCAGGGCCCCCACCCATCGGAAGGCAGCGCCGATCTCAAGAAGGCCGGGCTCAAGGCAACCGTGCCCCGGCTCAAGATCCTGCAGATCCTCGAGTCGACCGAGCACCCGCACCTGACGGCCGAGGAGGTGTACAAGCGGCTGATCCAGTCGGGCGAGGAGGTCGGTCTCGCGACGGTATACCGTGTGCTCACGCAGTTTCAGGCGGCGGGCCTCGTCATCCGTCACAACTTCGAGGGCGGGCGCTCGGTGTTCGAGGTCAACCGCGGCGGACACCACGACCACATGGTATGCATGGAATGCGGTCAGGTGTTCGAGTTCTACGACGGCGAGATCGAGCAGCGCCAGCGCCGGGTCGCCGCCGACGCCGGGTTCGTGATCGATGACCATGCGCTCTATCTCTACGGCGTCTGCGAAGGCATGAAGAAGAACGGCCGCTGCTCGAAGAAGCCTTGA
- a CDS encoding response regulator transcription factor has protein sequence MNPIVFLVDDDAAVRDALRGLLEVEGFAVEAYDSATAFLQRYRPEQPGCLILDVRMPGMSGAELQAELGARRIRMPIIFLTGHGTIPLSVRAVKAGAVDFLEKPVNLDTLLARIREAIVVDTRERAVGAVQAQARSKLARLSAREREIAVHVLGGRSSKEIARALGISSRTVEVHRGRMMLKLGALSVLELAAIVQASGLDLSSPDPGVSETVS, from the coding sequence ATGAACCCGATCGTCTTCCTGGTCGACGACGACGCGGCGGTGCGGGACGCCCTGCGCGGACTCCTCGAGGTCGAAGGTTTCGCCGTCGAGGCCTACGACAGCGCGACGGCGTTTCTCCAGCGCTATCGGCCGGAGCAACCCGGCTGCCTGATCCTCGACGTGCGGATGCCCGGCATGAGCGGCGCGGAGCTGCAGGCCGAGCTGGGAGCGCGCCGCATACGGATGCCCATCATCTTCCTCACCGGGCACGGCACGATCCCCCTGTCCGTCCGCGCGGTAAAAGCGGGGGCAGTCGATTTCCTGGAGAAGCCCGTCAACCTCGACACGCTGCTCGCTCGCATAAGGGAAGCGATCGTCGTCGATACCCGCGAGCGGGCGGTCGGAGCCGTCCAGGCACAGGCGCGCTCGAAGCTCGCCCGGCTGTCCGCGCGCGAGCGGGAGATCGCCGTGCACGTGCTCGGCGGGCGCAGCAGCAAGGAGATCGCCCGCGCCCTGGGCATCAGTTCCCGTACCGTCGAGGTCCACCGCGGCCGCATGATGCTGAAGCTCGGCGCCCTCTCCGTGCTCGAGCTGGCCGCCATCGTACAGGCGAGCGGGCTCGACCTGTCCTCCCCCGACCCGGGCGTTTCCGAAACCGTTTCCTGA
- a CDS encoding outer membrane protein assembly factor BamE codes for MLRSLGLAAVLGTGLLAGCIGVYKTDIQQGNVVTPDMVEKLKTGMTRSQVRFVLGTPLVTDTFHPDRWDYVFYQKRGADAPFEPSQFTVIFQGDALLRVEGAPTDDIAPPAAAPSGVLTRDEPGGTGAGARLNGVSTANDPLAPGALP; via the coding sequence ATGCTCAGGTCTCTAGGTCTCGCAGCGGTACTCGGCACCGGGCTGCTCGCAGGCTGCATCGGCGTCTACAAAACGGACATCCAGCAGGGCAACGTCGTGACACCCGACATGGTGGAGAAGCTGAAGACCGGGATGACCCGCAGCCAGGTACGCTTCGTGCTCGGGACTCCGCTCGTAACGGACACGTTTCATCCGGATCGCTGGGACTACGTCTTCTACCAGAAGCGCGGCGCCGACGCGCCGTTCGAGCCGAGTCAGTTCACCGTGATCTTCCAGGGCGACGCGCTGCTGCGCGTCGAAGGCGCCCCCACGGACGACATCGCGCCGCCCGCCGCGGCGCCCTCCGGCGTCCTGACGCGCGACGAGCCGGGCGGCACCGGCGCCGGCGCGCGCCTCAACGGCGTTTCGACCGCGAACGACCCGCTCGCTCCCGGCGCGCTGCCTTAG
- the smpB gene encoding SsrA-binding protein SmpB: MPKPKKTAAGSQIAQNRRARHDYFIEQKYEAGLALQGWEVKSLRAGRAQLKEGYVRLEGGEAWLVGTHFSPLTSASTHVRPDPSRARKLLLHREELGKLFGAVERRGYTLVPLSLYWKHGRAKLEIGLARGKQLHDKRADLKARESAREVERAMKAR, encoded by the coding sequence ATGCCCAAACCGAAAAAAACCGCCGCCGGCTCGCAGATCGCACAGAACCGCCGCGCGCGCCATGACTACTTCATCGAGCAGAAGTACGAGGCCGGCCTCGCGCTTCAGGGCTGGGAGGTGAAGAGCCTGCGTGCCGGCCGCGCACAGCTGAAGGAGGGCTACGTGCGGCTCGAGGGCGGCGAGGCGTGGCTCGTCGGGACGCACTTCTCCCCGCTCACATCGGCCTCGACCCATGTCCGGCCCGACCCGAGCCGGGCCCGCAAGCTGCTGCTGCACCGCGAGGAGCTGGGCAAGCTCTTCGGCGCGGTCGAGCGCCGCGGTTACACGCTCGTGCCGCTTTCGCTCTACTGGAAGCACGGGCGCGCGAAGCTCGAGATCGGGCTTGCCCGCGGCAAGCAGCTCCACGACAAGCGCGCCGATCTGAAGGCCCGCGAAAGCGCGCGCGAGGTCGAGCGCGCCATGAAGGCCCGCTGA